From one Liolophura sinensis isolate JHLJ2023 chromosome 10, CUHK_Ljap_v2, whole genome shotgun sequence genomic stretch:
- the LOC135476458 gene encoding hillarin-like, whose translation MLDKITDTYEHSKTKNFCRSASLRMKRKMKDMSRALTFKKRSWDLSQNSHTSKDNSTGDVSKNKSCIGEEQSDVTLMLLASFDEVYQRVMETSRDLSCAIDKLDENSRLLAPLISTPEETTAHTKPKTDQETPLEKEQSVKKDHSASEAVAYLDDIFTQLDQHALRQSSRDYTNLNDVVQDLTAICQNEKDLARVLFRWVVAVSGNITSSDLLQVYRTGHDSYHRLYRELCRIAGLSCRIIVGWSKGVGYKPNMALTDIFRNCWTAVSIDGTWRFVNCVWAARHVTSDDENDVTVERYDDFYFLTEAEDHISQHYPDDPEWQLLDTPLSMDDFLHLPVLKSAFFHHDLSFPTPVFSRMTTDTGVVEIRLNTPEIFAFGSVLETCEAGPMNRIENCVLQTVVDSNTVVFRVSLPYPGRYYFSVYVGDYWQPRSLETACSVQLDFTGGGHPNNPFPVPHPPVPFYGPTPVSGTLGVSCSTSDPLIVLADDSDLEVTFNIPDDVFVTQTFQYHHSQSGALIDVDRLALATSRTNKRLRYSFRCRNQGYYVFSLYGTKDVTVPLDCVYRCLIFAQHDSPRACPFPVPHSKWTDCTLHSPLNGELTPNSVQTFKLDVPKAARLSVSVSGKTFPLSQMADGSWQRDIFIGVSGSVVKVIDEFRDSNGVAYTSCLLSFDVLEERETTV comes from the exons ATGTTGGACAAGATCACGGATACCTACGAACACTCAAAGACGAAGAACTTCTGTCGATCGGCGTCCCTTCGGATGAAACGGAAGATGAAGGACATGAGTCGCGCTCTGACCTTTAAGAAAAGGTCATGGGATTTGTCGCAAAATTCCCATACTTCAAAG GACAATTCTACCGGTGATGTCAGCAAAAATAAAAGCTGCATTGGCGAAGAGCAGAGCGACGTCACGTTGATGCTTCTGGCTAGCTTTGACGAAGTCTATCAGAGAGTGATGGAAACCTCACGAGATCTCTCATGTGCTATTGACAAGCTGGACGAGAACTCCCGCCTCCTTGCTCCATTGATATCGACACCTGAGGAGACAACAGCACATACCAAACCCAAAACCGATCAG GAAACACCGTTGGAAAAAGAACAGAGTGTCAAGAAAGATCATTCAGCTTCAGAGGCTGTTGCCTATTTGGATGACATTTTCACACAACTGGACCAGCATGCACTGCGGCAGTCATCACGTGATTATACCAACTTGAATGACGTGGTTCAGGACCTTACAGCGATTTGCCAAAACGAAAAGGATCTAGCTAG GGTCCTGTTCCGCTGGGTTGTAGCTGTGTCAGGGAATATCACCTCCTCCGATCTTCTCCAGGTTTACAGGACTGGACACGACTCTTATCATCGTCTCTACCGGGAACTTTGCAG AATTGCCGGGCTCAGTTGTCGCATCATCGTGGGTTGGTCGAAAGGTGTCGGATACAAACCAAACATGGCACTGACCGACATTTTCCGGAACTGCTGGACGGCTGTTTCCATAGACGGTACGTGGAGATTTGTCAACTGCGTGTGGGCGGCCCGCCATGTGACGTCAGATGACGAGAATGACGTCACTGTTGAGCGATATGATGACTTCTACTTTCTGACAGAAGCTGAGGACCACATTTCCCAGCATTATCCCGACGATCCGGAATGGCAGCTTCTTGACACACCCCTTTCCATGGACGACTTTCTTCATCTTCCTGTACTGAAGTCGGCGTTTTTCCACCACGACCTGTCGTTTCCGACCCCTGTCTTTTCTCGGATGACGACAGACACGGGGGTGGTAGAGATTCGCCTGAACACTCCAGAGATTTTCGCTTTTGGATCCGTCCTGGAAACCTGTGAAGCGGGCCCGATGAATCGAATCGAGAACTGCGTTCTTCAGACGGTCGTGGATAGCAACACAGTCGTCTTCCGTGTGAGTCTGCCTTATCCAGGGCGTTATTACTTCTCTGTGTATGTGGGAGACTACTGGCAACCGCGGTCCCTGGAGACTGCTTGCTCTGTGCAGCTAGACTTTACGGGAGGGGGTCACCCAAACAATCCCTTCCCAGTACCACACCCACCTGTTCCCTTCTACGGCCCAACCCCGGTCAGCGGTACGCTGGGAGTGTCGTGTTCAACATCTGACCCTTTGATTGTGCTCGCTGATGACAGTGACCTTGAAGTGACCTTTAACATCCCTGACGACGTCTTCGTTACTCAGACCTTTCAGTATCATCACAGCCAATCAGGAGCTCTGATAGATGTGGACCGACTGGCCCTTGCGACGTCCAGGACCAACAAGAGACTTCGTTATTCGTTCCGTTGCCGCAACCAGGGTTACTACGTTTTCTCGTTGTACGGTACAAAAGATGTCACGGTACCGCTAGACTGTGTTTACCGATGTCTGATCTTTGCCCAGCACGACTCCCCCAGGGCTTGCCCCTTTCCGGTGCCTCATTCCAAATGGACGGACTGTACGCTCCATTCTCCACTGAATGGCGAACTGACCCCAAACAGCGTTCAAACATTCAAACTGGACGTCCCTAAAGCCGCGAGACTTTCCGTTTCCGTATCTGGCAAGACTTTCCCACTAAGCCAGATGGCTGACGGTTCGTGGCAAAGAGACATTTTCATTGGTGTATCTGGCTCCGTCGTCAAGGTGATAGATGAATTCAGAGACAGTAATGGCGTCGCTTATACTTCATGCCTGCTGAGCTTTGACGTTCTGGaggaaagggagacaactgtttGA